A DNA window from Budorcas taxicolor isolate Tak-1 chromosome 14, Takin1.1, whole genome shotgun sequence contains the following coding sequences:
- the JRK gene encoding jerky protein homolog, which yields MASKPAAGRSPGEKRKRVVLTLKEKMDICRRLEKGESRRALMQEYNVGMSTLYDIRAHKAQLLRFFASSDSDKALAQRRTLHTPKLEHLDRVLYEWFLVKRSEGVPVSGPMLIEKAKDFYEQMQLTEPCVFSGGWLWRFKARHGIKKLDASSEKQAADQQAAEQFCGFFRSLTAEHGLSPEQVYNADETGLFWRCSPSPSPEGGPTPSPTQSKDRLTVLMCANATGSHRIKPLVVGKWGGPKAVQGLQHLPVVYKAQGSAWVDKEIFADWFHHIFVPAVKEHFRAVALPEDSKAILLLDGSRAHPREAELASENVFTIFLPASVTTLLQPMDQGIRRDFMRNFVTPHGRLQALAPRCSVHDAVLDVACAWDAVPGTVLSRAWRKLWPEAALMEGSSSEEEPERLRTKPPDQAFAHTPGLAAGTPARLGSTASGSLEPAEAGGMDRAAWEHAAVSFDAVVRFAEAQPCFSAQELGQLRALHSVFSRRWQAQRRGAPTAAVKLEAPWERPGPRGTQPCSPLPSSSTASEA from the coding sequence ATGGCCTCCAAGCCGGCTGCCGGGCGGAGCCCTGGGGAGAAGCGCAAGAGGGTGGTGCTGACGCTGAAGGAGAAGATGGACATCTGCCGGCGCCTGGAGAAGGGCGAGAGCAGGCGGGCGCTGATGCAGGAGTACAACGTGGGCATGTCCACCCTGTACGACATCAGGGCCCACAAGGCCCAGCTGCTCCGCTTCTTCGCCAGCTCCGACTCGGACAAGGCGCTGGCGCAGCGCCGCACCCTGCACACACCCAAGCTGGAGCACCTGGACCGCGTGCTGTATGAGTGGTTCCTGGTGAAGCGGTCCGAGGGCGTGCCCGTCTCGGGCCCCATGCTCATCGAAAAGGCCAAGGACTTCTACGAGCAGATGCAGCTGACCGAGCCCTGCGTGTTTTCTGGCGGCTGGCTCTGGCGCTTTAAGGCCAGACATGGCATCAAGAAGCTGGATGCGTCTAGCGAAAAGCAGGCGGCCGACCAGCAGGCAGCTGAGCAGTTCTGCGGGTTCTTCCGGAGCTTAACCGCTGAGCACGGCCTGTCCCCGGAGCAGGTCTACAACGCCGACGAGACCGGCCTCTTCTGGCGctgctcccccagccccagcccagaggGTGGGCCAACGCCCAGCCCCACGCAGAGCAAGGACCGGCTGACCGTCCTCATGTGTGCCAACGCCACGGGCTCCCACAGGATCAAACCCTTGGTGGTTGGGAAATGGGGTGGCCCCAAGGCGGTGCAGGGCCTCCAGCACCTGCCTGTTGTGTACAAGGCCCAAGGCAGCGCCTGGGTGGACAAGGAGATTTTTGCTGACTGGTTCCATCATATCTTCGTGCCCGCAGTGAAGGAGCACTTCCGAGCCGTGGCCCTGCCAGAGGACAGCAAGGCCATCCTCCTCCTGGACGGGTCCCGGGCTCACCCGCGCGAGGCTGAGCTGGCCTCGGAGAATGTCTTCACCATCTTCCTGCCCGCCAGCGTCACCACCCTGCTCCAGCCCATGGACCAGGGCATTCGGAGGGACTTCATGAGGAACTTCGTCACGCCCCACGGCAGGCTGCAGGCCTTGGCTCCCCGCTGCAGCGTGCACGACGCCGTGCTCGACGTGGCCTGCGCCTGGGACGCGGTGCCAGGCACCGTCCTCAGCCGGGCCTGGAGGAAGCTGTGGCCCGAGGCTGCACTCATGGAGGGCTCATCCTCCGAGGAGGAGCCGGAGCGGCTCAGGACTAAGCCCCCCGACCAGGCCTTTGCGCACACCCCCGGGCTCGCAGCAGGCACCCCGGCCCGCCTCGGGAGCACGGCCTCAGGGAGCCTGGAGCCGGCGGAGGCTGGGGggatggacagagcagcctgggagcACGCGGCGGTGTCCTTTGACGCCGTGGTGCGCTTCGCGGAGGCACAGCCCTGCTTCTCGGCACAGGAGCTGGGCCAGCTGCGCGCACTGCACTCCGTGTTCAGCAGGCGGTGGCAGGCGCAGCGGCGCGGGGCCCCCACCGCCGCGGTCAAGCTCGAGGCGCCCTGGGAGCGCCCTGGGCCTCGCGGCACCCAGCCTTGCTCCCCACTGCCCAGCTCGTCCACGGCCAGCGAGGCCTGA